From a region of the Kaistia sp. 32K genome:
- a CDS encoding TetR/AcrR family transcriptional regulator yields the protein MDLFWSKGYEGAQLTDLTAAMGIAPPSFYAAFASKEAAFCEAVDLYMSTIGAPPMAALEAEADVREAVRAMLHGSIHVALSTRTGGCLLILGVVNHLPENQAARDHLLAARRTTLELIRARLRRGLAEGDLAPETDIDSLAAYCHGILQAISFQARDGAGRAELEALVERSMKALG from the coding sequence ATGGATCTGTTCTGGTCCAAGGGTTACGAGGGCGCGCAGCTCACCGACCTGACAGCGGCCATGGGCATCGCCCCGCCCAGTTTCTACGCCGCCTTCGCGTCGAAGGAGGCCGCCTTCTGCGAGGCGGTGGATCTCTATATGTCGACGATCGGTGCGCCACCCATGGCGGCGCTGGAGGCGGAGGCCGACGTCCGGGAGGCGGTCCGGGCGATGCTGCACGGCAGTATCCATGTCGCGCTGTCGACCAGGACGGGCGGATGTCTGCTCATTCTCGGCGTCGTCAATCACCTGCCCGAGAACCAGGCCGCCCGAGACCATCTTCTCGCGGCGCGTCGAACCACGCTCGAGCTGATCCGGGCGCGGCTACGGCGCGGGCTTGCCGAGGGCGATCTGGCCCCCGAAACGGACATCGACAGCCTGGCCGCTTATTGCCACGGGATCCTGCAGGCCATCTCGTTTCAGGCGCGCGATGGGGCAGGGCGCGCGGAACTGGAGGCGCTGGTCGAGCGATCGATGAAGGCGCTCGGCTGA
- a CDS encoding nuclear transport factor 2 family protein, producing MNGSADAVRALVEELFRRTGSGAAPETIAELFSEDVDWYIAGDVALVPWIGRKKGRAGAAEFYRQIRALIGSERFELSEILVAGDRAIAVGSLASRVLSTGKLIETEFAFDLTMADGLIRRFRMFEDSFAVAQAAA from the coding sequence ATGAATGGATCTGCGGACGCCGTGCGCGCACTCGTGGAGGAACTCTTCCGGAGGACGGGATCCGGCGCGGCGCCGGAAACGATCGCCGAGCTCTTCAGCGAGGACGTCGACTGGTACATTGCCGGCGACGTCGCGCTGGTGCCGTGGATCGGCCGCAAGAAGGGTCGGGCCGGCGCGGCCGAGTTCTATCGCCAGATTCGCGCGTTGATCGGTTCCGAGCGCTTCGAGCTGAGCGAGATCCTCGTCGCGGGCGACCGCGCCATCGCCGTCGGCTCTCTCGCATCCAGGGTCCTGAGCACCGGCAAGCTCATCGAGACGGAATTCGCCTTCGATCTCACCATGGCCGACGGACTGATCCGCCGCTTCCGGATGTTCGAGGACAGCTTCGCCGTGGCGCAGGCGGCCGCCTGA
- the metF gene encoding methylenetetrahydrofolate reductase [NAD(P)H]: MRETIDRASRNGAGASGLKVSFEFFPPKTEAMEQTLWSSIERLAPLSPSFVSVTYGAGGSTRERTHATVSRILTETALKPAAHLTCVGASKAEIDAVVDAYAATGVRHIVGLRGDPVEGIGAVYQPHPEGYAQASDLVSAIRTRHPEIEVSVSAYAERHPESRDWQTEIDNLKRKVDAGATRAITQFFFDNDLYSAFLDRVAAAGIDIPIVPGIVPVQNFTQTAKFAEKAGASIPAWFAARFEGLEDDASTRQLVAAAVCAEQVLDLVDRGVNEFHFYTMNRADLVYAICHLLGMRPVTVEGSEAKVAVA, from the coding sequence ATGCGTGAGACGATCGATCGGGCGAGCCGCAACGGGGCCGGGGCCTCCGGGCTCAAGGTGTCGTTCGAGTTCTTCCCGCCCAAGACGGAAGCGATGGAGCAGACGCTGTGGTCGTCGATCGAGCGGCTGGCGCCGCTCTCGCCGTCCTTCGTCTCGGTCACCTATGGCGCCGGCGGCTCGACCCGCGAGCGCACCCACGCCACCGTCTCGCGCATCCTGACCGAGACGGCGCTGAAGCCGGCGGCGCATTTGACCTGTGTCGGCGCCAGCAAGGCGGAGATCGACGCCGTCGTCGATGCCTATGCGGCGACGGGCGTGCGCCACATCGTCGGCCTGCGCGGCGACCCGGTCGAGGGCATCGGCGCCGTCTACCAGCCGCACCCGGAAGGCTATGCGCAGGCGTCCGATCTCGTCAGCGCCATCCGCACCCGCCATCCGGAGATCGAGGTGTCGGTCTCGGCCTATGCCGAGCGGCATCCGGAGAGCCGCGACTGGCAGACGGAGATCGACAATCTGAAGCGCAAGGTCGACGCCGGCGCGACGCGGGCGATCACCCAGTTCTTCTTCGACAACGACCTCTATTCGGCCTTCCTCGACCGCGTCGCCGCGGCGGGCATCGACATTCCGATCGTGCCGGGCATCGTGCCGGTGCAGAACTTCACCCAGACGGCGAAATTCGCCGAGAAGGCCGGCGCCAGCATTCCCGCCTGGTTTGCCGCCCGTTTCGAGGGGCTGGAGGACGATGCGTCGACGCGGCAGCTCGTCGCCGCCGCCGTCTGCGCCGAGCAGGTGCTTGACCTGGTCGACCGGGGCGTCAACGAGTTCCATTTCTACACGATGAACCGCGCCGACCTCGTCTACGCCATCTGCCACCTGCTCGGCATGCGGCCGGTGACGGTGGAGGGGAGCGAAGCGAAGGTAGCTGTCGCCTAA
- a CDS encoding RIO1 family regulatory kinase/ATPase, producing MPIEALQLEASQLEALPPVLIDYLAAVEPGRTVLHRHDAEDQSGSCSASPAAAKIAYFHDPETSNLYEIHFDQHSSSTVRIDLNRREVHKKLARFIEHGIEEREIRWLTAMAPTGVVPRLIDHTPGLLRMDYVGEPTRRYNLPADWRDQADAILAALASAGCCHNDIKCDNLMVLDGKITLVDFGWATAKGDPIPPHWPQGIGRQHRLGIHQFDDRHAIHAALASAERDEVDRSIVLPA from the coding sequence TTGCCTATCGAAGCCTTGCAGCTCGAAGCATCGCAGCTCGAAGCCCTGCCGCCGGTCCTGATCGACTATCTTGCCGCGGTGGAGCCCGGCAGGACGGTGCTGCATCGCCATGATGCGGAGGACCAGTCCGGCAGCTGTTCCGCGAGCCCCGCCGCCGCCAAGATCGCCTATTTCCACGATCCCGAGACGTCGAACCTCTACGAGATTCATTTCGACCAGCATTCGAGCTCGACGGTCCGCATCGACCTGAACCGGCGCGAAGTGCACAAGAAGCTCGCCCGCTTCATCGAGCACGGCATCGAGGAGCGGGAAATCCGCTGGCTGACCGCGATGGCGCCGACCGGCGTGGTGCCGCGGCTCATCGACCACACGCCGGGCCTGTTGCGCATGGACTATGTCGGCGAGCCGACCCGGCGCTACAACCTGCCGGCCGACTGGCGCGACCAGGCCGACGCGATCCTGGCCGCGCTGGCCTCGGCCGGCTGCTGCCACAACGACATCAAGTGCGACAACCTGATGGTGCTCGACGGCAAGATCACGCTGGTCGATTTCGGCTGGGCGACGGCCAAGGGCGACCCGATCCCGCCGCACTGGCCGCAGGGCATCGGCCGCCAGCACCGGCTCGGCATCCACCAGTTCGACGACCGCCACGCCATCCACGCAGCGCTCGCCTCGGCCGAGCGCGACGAGGTCGACCGCTCGATCGTCCTGCCGGCGTAA
- a CDS encoding type II toxin-antitoxin system Phd/YefM family antitoxin, whose protein sequence is MASWQVQEAKTKLSEVIDRAISEGPQTITRHGKARAVVVSIDEYEALAKKRRNFVDFLLDGPRFDIDVERSKELPRDIDLE, encoded by the coding sequence ATGGCGTCGTGGCAGGTGCAGGAGGCGAAGACGAAGCTGAGCGAGGTCATTGATCGCGCCATCAGCGAGGGACCGCAGACGATCACGCGTCATGGCAAGGCGCGCGCCGTCGTGGTCTCGATCGACGAATATGAGGCGCTGGCGAAGAAGCGGCGGAATTTCGTCGACTTCCTGCTGGATGGCCCGAGATTTGACATCGATGTCGAGCGGTCGAAGGAGCTTCCGCGAGATATCGATCTTGAGTGA
- a CDS encoding B3/4 domain-containing protein has translation MRLDISELVAAFPDFRVAAVVAEDLAIRPDRPAELAALIETREAEARRRWGGTELSEIPGVAAWRRAYRAFGIKKTSYRSSVERLVKNGLAERPLPVINSFVDAYNAVSLTHVLPLGADDLDRVTGDLAFRYARPGDSFLDMAGGEDGGAGPVEDPPKEGEVVYADASKVLCRRWNWRQDGRSLVTPESHRAIVTLQTNGEGDLDAAIADLLQLIERFSGGVARVAIADRDRPVVTIA, from the coding sequence ATGCGCCTCGACATCTCCGAACTCGTCGCCGCCTTTCCGGATTTTCGCGTTGCCGCCGTCGTCGCGGAGGATCTGGCAATTCGACCGGATCGTCCGGCCGAGCTCGCGGCGCTGATCGAGACGCGCGAGGCAGAGGCGCGCCGGCGCTGGGGCGGCACCGAGCTTTCGGAGATACCGGGCGTCGCCGCCTGGCGCCGGGCCTATCGCGCCTTCGGCATCAAGAAGACGAGCTACCGCTCCTCGGTCGAGCGCCTCGTCAAGAACGGGCTGGCCGAGCGGCCGCTGCCCGTCATCAACAGCTTTGTCGATGCCTATAACGCGGTGTCCCTCACGCATGTGCTGCCGCTTGGTGCCGATGATCTCGACCGGGTTACCGGCGATCTCGCCTTCCGCTATGCGCGGCCGGGCGACAGCTTCCTCGATATGGCGGGCGGCGAGGACGGCGGCGCCGGTCCAGTCGAGGATCCGCCGAAAGAGGGCGAGGTGGTCTATGCCGATGCCTCGAAAGTGCTGTGCCGGCGCTGGAACTGGCGCCAGGACGGCCGCTCGCTGGTGACGCCGGAAAGCCACCGCGCCATCGTCACGCTGCAGACGAATGGCGAGGGCGATCTCGACGCGGCGATCGCCGATCTGCTGCAGCTGATCGAGCGCTTCTCCGGCGGCGTCGCCCGCGTCGCGATCGCCGATCGGGACAGGCCGGTGGTCACGATCGCCTGA
- the tam gene encoding trans-aconitate 2-methyltransferase, with amino-acid sequence MAWSASQYVKFEDERTRPARDLLAQVPLASAQSIVDLGCGPGNSTELLAERYPDAEILGVDSAPDMLDAARERLPERQFLEVDVATWAPPEPVDLLFANALFQWIPDHITVLRRLMDSLRPGGVLAVQMPDNLGEPTHMLMEEVAHAGPWASAFANRSSRRQLLPSPTEYFDALGPKSAKLEVWHTIYNHPLADASAIVEWVKGTGLRRYLEVVEPDLREAFLEAYSERVAALYPPLADGRVLLRFPRLFAVAVRA; translated from the coding sequence CTGGCGTGGTCGGCGAGCCAATATGTGAAGTTCGAGGACGAGCGCACGCGCCCCGCGCGCGATCTGTTGGCGCAGGTGCCGCTGGCCAGCGCCCAGTCGATCGTCGATCTCGGTTGCGGCCCCGGCAATTCCACCGAGCTTCTGGCCGAGCGCTATCCGGACGCCGAGATCCTCGGCGTCGATTCCGCGCCCGACATGCTGGACGCCGCCCGCGAGCGCCTGCCCGAGCGGCAGTTCCTCGAGGTGGATGTCGCCACCTGGGCACCGCCCGAGCCGGTCGATCTCCTGTTCGCCAATGCGCTGTTCCAGTGGATCCCCGACCACATCACCGTGCTGCGGCGCCTGATGGACAGCCTCCGCCCCGGCGGCGTGCTGGCCGTGCAGATGCCGGACAATCTCGGCGAGCCCACGCACATGCTGATGGAGGAGGTGGCGCATGCCGGCCCCTGGGCCAGCGCCTTCGCCAATCGCAGCAGCCGGCGGCAGCTGCTGCCGTCGCCGACGGAGTATTTCGACGCGCTCGGGCCGAAATCGGCGAAGCTCGAGGTCTGGCACACGATCTACAACCACCCGCTCGCCGATGCTTCGGCGATCGTCGAATGGGTCAAGGGTACCGGCCTCCGGCGCTATCTCGAGGTGGTCGAGCCGGATCTGCGCGAGGCGTTCCTCGAGGCCTATTCCGAGCGCGTCGCCGCGCTCTACCCGCCGCTCGCCGACGGCCGCGTGCTGCTGCGCTTCCCGCGCCTCTTCGCGGTCGCCGTCCGCGCCTAG
- a CDS encoding catalase, protein MTDKLTTTAGAPIADNQNSLTAGERGPVLLQDWQLVEKLAHQNRERIPERVVHAKGWGAYGTLTVTGDISQYTKAKALQPGATTPMIARFSTVAGELGAADAERDVRGFALKFYTEDGNWDLVGNNTPVFFVRDPLKFPDFIHTQKRHPKTNLRSPTAMWDFWSLSPESLHQVTTLFSDRGLPTSVRKMNGYGSHTYSFINAANERFWVKFHFKTLQGHEHWTNAEAADVVGKTRESTQEDLFGAIERGEFPKWKVQVQVMPETDAEKTWYNPFDLTKVWPHGDYPPIDVGILELNRNPENYFAEIEQVAFSPSNIVPGIGFSPDKMLQARIFSYADAHRYRLGTHYEALPVNAPKVPVHNYHKDGAMRFFPPATNNDAYYEPNSFNGPKETPAVAEPPLKISGDAERYNHRVGNDDYRQPGDLFRLFNAEQKDRLFSNLAAAMQGVPVEIINRQLVHFYRADPEYGIGVATKLGLPTEGLAAAAE, encoded by the coding sequence ATGACTGACAAACTCACGACGACGGCCGGCGCGCCGATCGCGGATAACCAGAATTCCCTGACGGCCGGCGAGCGCGGCCCGGTCCTGCTGCAGGATTGGCAGCTGGTCGAGAAGCTCGCCCACCAGAATCGCGAGCGCATTCCCGAGCGCGTCGTCCACGCCAAGGGCTGGGGCGCCTATGGCACGCTGACGGTTACCGGCGACATCTCGCAATATACCAAGGCCAAGGCGCTGCAGCCGGGCGCCACGACGCCCATGATCGCCCGCTTCTCGACGGTCGCCGGCGAGCTCGGCGCGGCCGATGCCGAGCGCGACGTTCGCGGCTTCGCGCTCAAGTTCTACACGGAAGACGGCAACTGGGACCTCGTCGGCAACAACACGCCGGTGTTCTTCGTCCGCGATCCGCTGAAGTTCCCGGACTTCATCCACACGCAGAAGCGCCATCCGAAGACCAATCTGCGCTCGCCGACGGCGATGTGGGATTTCTGGTCGCTGTCGCCCGAGAGCCTGCACCAGGTCACCACCCTGTTCTCCGATCGCGGTCTGCCGACCTCGGTCCGCAAGATGAACGGCTACGGCTCGCACACCTATTCGTTCATCAACGCCGCGAATGAGCGCTTCTGGGTCAAGTTCCACTTCAAGACCCTGCAGGGTCATGAGCACTGGACCAATGCGGAAGCCGCTGATGTCGTCGGCAAGACCCGTGAATCGACGCAGGAAGACCTCTTCGGCGCGATCGAGCGGGGCGAATTCCCGAAGTGGAAGGTACAGGTCCAGGTGATGCCGGAGACGGACGCCGAGAAGACCTGGTACAATCCCTTCGACCTGACCAAGGTGTGGCCGCACGGCGATTATCCGCCGATCGACGTCGGCATCCTCGAGCTGAACCGCAATCCGGAAAACTACTTCGCCGAGATCGAGCAGGTCGCCTTCTCGCCGTCGAATATCGTCCCGGGCATCGGCTTCTCGCCCGACAAGATGCTGCAGGCGCGCATCTTCTCCTATGCCGACGCGCACCGTTACCGCCTCGGCACGCATTACGAGGCGCTGCCGGTCAATGCACCGAAGGTGCCGGTGCACAACTACCACAAGGACGGAGCCATGCGCTTCTTCCCGCCGGCGACCAACAACGACGCTTACTACGAGCCGAATTCGTTCAATGGCCCGAAGGAAACGCCGGCTGTCGCCGAGCCGCCGCTGAAGATCTCCGGCGATGCGGAACGCTACAATCACCGCGTTGGCAATGACGACTACAGGCAGCCGGGCGATCTGTTCCGCCTGTTCAATGCCGAACAGAAGGACCGCCTGTTCAGCAACCTCGCCGCCGCCATGCAGGGCGTGCCGGTCGAGATCATCAATCGCCAGCTGGTGCACTTCTACCGCGCCGATCCGGAATACGGCATCGGCGTCGCCACCAAGCTCGGCCTGCCGACCGAAGGCCTCGCCGCCGCGGCGGAGTAG
- a CDS encoding type II toxin-antitoxin system VapC family toxin, with translation MSFLVSIRERHVCLSVLTLGELRKGAETRRRTDVRAADSLDEWIAEIAEVYADRLLVVDEAVADVWGRLSAIRPRPVVDTLIAATALAHGMTLVTRNVADMNDTGVALINPWAPTREQE, from the coding sequence TTGAGCTTTCTCGTTTCGATACGGGAGCGGCATGTCTGCCTGAGCGTGCTGACACTTGGGGAGTTGCGAAAGGGCGCCGAAACGCGACGTCGGACGGATGTCCGCGCGGCGGATAGCTTGGACGAATGGATCGCGGAGATCGCGGAAGTCTATGCTGATCGGCTGCTTGTCGTTGATGAAGCGGTCGCCGATGTCTGGGGCAGGCTTAGCGCGATACGGCCGCGCCCGGTCGTCGACACGCTGATCGCGGCGACGGCCTTGGCGCATGGAATGACCTTGGTGACGCGAAACGTCGCCGACATGAACGATACGGGCGTGGCGCTCATCAATCCCTGGGCGCCGACGCGAGAACAGGAATGA
- a CDS encoding hydrogen peroxide-inducible genes activator: MITLRQLRYFEAVTRHLHFGRAADECAVTQPALSQQIQDLEATLGVPLIERGSRRITITPKGEEIARRAVRILGEVRDLTDYALHGGDALTGPLRLGVIPSIAPYLLPKALPLVQSTYPKLELHLRETQTAALVDELAQGKLDVVLMALPARDAGFESLPLFVDRFLLATKADATADTAAFASPDQIPPDRLLLLEEGHCLRDQALTYCRIPRSEKMSGFGAASLSTIMQMVANGYGVTLLPEMCVAIEARDERIALARFSTPEPEREIGLVWRRSSPRRADFEALGRLLVTAAGADEAPKAPMPARRLEPAAS, translated from the coding sequence GTGATCACCCTTCGGCAGCTGCGCTATTTCGAGGCGGTGACGCGCCATCTCCACTTCGGTCGGGCGGCGGATGAATGCGCCGTGACGCAGCCGGCGCTCTCGCAGCAGATCCAGGATCTGGAGGCGACGCTCGGCGTCCCGCTGATCGAGCGCGGGTCCCGGCGGATCACCATCACGCCCAAGGGTGAGGAGATCGCCCGCCGCGCCGTCCGTATCCTCGGCGAAGTCCGCGACTTGACCGACTATGCACTGCATGGCGGCGACGCGCTGACGGGTCCGCTCAGGCTCGGCGTCATCCCGTCGATCGCGCCCTATCTGCTGCCGAAGGCGCTGCCGCTGGTGCAGAGCACCTATCCGAAGCTCGAGCTGCATCTGCGGGAAACGCAGACCGCCGCCCTGGTCGACGAACTGGCGCAGGGCAAGTTGGACGTCGTGCTGATGGCGCTGCCGGCGCGCGACGCCGGCTTCGAGAGCCTGCCGCTCTTTGTCGATCGCTTCCTGCTGGCGACGAAGGCGGACGCGACGGCCGACACCGCCGCCTTTGCCAGTCCCGACCAGATCCCGCCGGATCGGCTGCTGCTGCTGGAGGAAGGCCATTGCCTGCGCGACCAGGCGCTGACCTATTGCCGGATACCGCGCTCCGAGAAGATGAGCGGCTTCGGCGCGGCGAGCCTCTCGACCATCATGCAGATGGTGGCGAACGGCTATGGCGTGACGCTGCTGCCGGAGATGTGCGTCGCGATCGAGGCGCGCGACGAACGCATCGCGCTTGCCCGCTTCAGCACGCCGGAGCCGGAGCGCGAGATCGGCCTCGTCTGGCGGCGCTCCTCGCCCCGCCGCGCCGATTTCGAGGCGCTCGGCCGGCTGCTGGTGACGGCGGCGGGCGCCGACGAAGCCCCGAAGGCTCCCATGCCGGCGCGCCGGCTGGAACCGGCGGCGAGCTGA
- a CDS encoding metalloregulator ArsR/SmtB family transcription factor produces the protein MAGQAALSTDAIITALKAAGEATRYRILALLSAGELSVKDLTAILGQSQPRISRHLKLLTEAGLIERHPEGAWVYYRISESPAERRLVQDLVALATTDDSSLARDREWLAGVKREHAQLAARYFTENAADWDTIRSLHVPDAAVEAAMLKIIGTRPIGSFLDIGTGTGRMLELFAPIYQRAVGIDASTAMLAVARANLDKAGIAHAQIRHGDIMKLPMPRDSFDLVAIHQVLHYLDDPAVALAEAARVLRPDGRLLVVDFAPHSLEFLRERHAHRRLGFSHETMRGWIDQAGLVLEAATDLAAKSAEEQLTVTLWLARDPRFIVAGATKGLETA, from the coding sequence ATGGCGGGCCAGGCGGCTCTTTCGACGGATGCGATCATCACGGCGCTGAAGGCGGCCGGCGAGGCGACGCGCTATCGGATCCTGGCGCTGCTCTCCGCCGGCGAGCTCTCGGTCAAGGATCTGACCGCCATCCTCGGCCAGTCGCAGCCGCGCATCTCGCGCCATCTGAAACTCCTGACAGAGGCCGGGCTGATCGAGCGCCATCCGGAAGGCGCGTGGGTTTATTACCGGATTTCCGAATCGCCGGCCGAAAGGCGGCTTGTGCAGGATCTGGTCGCGCTCGCGACGACGGATGACAGCTCGCTCGCCCGCGACCGCGAATGGCTGGCCGGCGTCAAGCGCGAGCATGCGCAGCTGGCGGCCCGCTATTTCACCGAGAACGCCGCGGACTGGGACACCATCCGCTCGCTGCATGTGCCCGACGCCGCCGTCGAGGCCGCGATGCTGAAGATTATCGGCACCCGGCCGATCGGCTCGTTCCTCGATATCGGCACCGGCACCGGCCGGATGCTCGAACTGTTCGCGCCGATTTATCAGCGCGCGGTCGGCATCGACGCGTCGACGGCGATGCTCGCGGTGGCGCGCGCCAATCTCGACAAGGCCGGCATCGCGCATGCGCAGATCCGCCATGGCGACATCATGAAGCTGCCGATGCCGCGCGACAGTTTTGATCTCGTGGCCATCCACCAGGTCCTGCACTATCTCGACGATCCTGCTGTGGCGCTGGCAGAGGCCGCGCGCGTGCTGCGCCCGGACGGGCGGCTGCTGGTGGTCGATTTCGCGCCGCACAGCCTCGAATTCCTGCGCGAGCGCCATGCGCACCGCCGGCTCGGCTTCTCGCACGAAACGATGCGCGGCTGGATCGACCAGGCGGGCCTCGTGCTCGAAGCGGCGACCGACCTGGCGGCGAAGTCAGCGGAAGAACAATTGACAGTAACGCTCTGGCTGGCGCGCGATCCGCGCTTCATCGTCGCCGGGGCAACCAAGGGGCTGGAGACCGCGTGA
- a CDS encoding aspartate/glutamate racemase family protein has product MAQKVIGLIGGLSWESSAEYYRILNEAVRAQLGGLASARILMWSFDFAEIEALQASGRWDTATELMIDAARRLERGGADFVLICSNTMHRMADDVQAAIGIPLVHIADPTAERIKAARVTRVGLLGTAFTMEQDFYKGRLAREHGLEVLVPEAEDRADVHRIIYEELVQGRVEPSSREIYRGVMARLAERGAEAIILGCTEIMLLVRSEDSAVPLYDTTTLHAEAAVERALAGA; this is encoded by the coding sequence GTGGCGCAGAAGGTGATCGGGCTGATCGGCGGGCTGAGCTGGGAAAGCTCGGCCGAATATTACCGCATCCTCAACGAGGCGGTGCGGGCGCAGCTCGGCGGGCTCGCCTCGGCCCGCATCCTGATGTGGTCGTTCGACTTCGCCGAGATCGAGGCGCTGCAGGCGAGCGGGCGCTGGGACACGGCGACGGAGCTGATGATCGACGCCGCGCGGCGGCTCGAGCGCGGCGGCGCCGATTTCGTCCTCATCTGCTCCAACACCATGCACCGCATGGCGGATGACGTGCAGGCGGCGATCGGCATCCCGCTCGTCCACATCGCCGATCCGACGGCGGAGCGGATCAAGGCGGCCCGCGTCACGCGCGTCGGTCTGCTCGGCACCGCCTTCACCATGGAGCAGGACTTTTACAAGGGCCGCCTCGCGCGCGAGCACGGCCTCGAGGTCCTCGTACCGGAGGCGGAGGACCGCGCCGACGTGCACCGGATCATCTATGAGGAGCTGGTGCAGGGGCGCGTCGAGCCGTCTTCGCGCGAGATCTACCGGGGTGTGATGGCGCGCCTCGCCGAGCGCGGCGCCGAGGCGATCATCTTGGGCTGCACGGAGATCATGCTGCTGGTCCGCTCCGAGGACAGCGCCGTGCCGCTCTACGACACGACGACGCTCCACGCCGAGGCGGCGGTGGAGCGGGCGCTCGCCGGCGCGTAG
- a CDS encoding glycoside hydrolase family 19 protein, which translates to MTTLLDEWEAQHAAKDDRWLAYALATTHHETDRSMQPIHERGSKEYFRQKYDITGDYPARARKNGNTTPGDGVKYCGRGYVQLTWKNNYIRAGDEIGHPELVDHPDDAMDPVYAKKILFLGMMGGWFTGKRLSDYFDGPKEEWVQARRIINGLDKANLIASYGQAYYAAISYTV; encoded by the coding sequence TTGACCACGCTTCTTGACGAATGGGAGGCGCAGCATGCTGCCAAGGACGATCGCTGGCTTGCCTACGCGCTCGCCACCACGCATCACGAGACCGACCGTTCCATGCAGCCGATCCACGAGCGCGGCAGCAAGGAATATTTCCGCCAGAAATACGACATCACGGGCGACTATCCCGCCAGAGCCAGAAAGAACGGCAACACGACGCCGGGTGATGGCGTCAAATATTGCGGACGAGGCTATGTCCAGCTCACCTGGAAAAACAACTACATCCGGGCCGGCGACGAAATCGGCCATCCGGAGCTCGTCGATCATCCGGACGACGCGATGGATCCGGTCTATGCCAAGAAGATACTGTTTCTCGGCATGATGGGCGGCTGGTTCACCGGCAAGCGCCTGTCCGACTATTTCGACGGCCCGAAGGAGGAGTGGGTGCAGGCCCGCCGCATCATCAACGGCCTCGACAAGGCGAACCTGATCGCGAGCTACGGCCAGGCCTACTACGCCGCGATCAGCTACACGGTCTGA